The bacterium genome window below encodes:
- a CDS encoding amidase, translated as MKTTDLGSTSASLHSGAVALTDYLEELEALFREREPKLHAFVPEEGRFERLRRDARDLLERFPQGTPRPPLFGLPVGVKDIFHVDGFPTAGGSRLPPEELAGPEAKAVTRLRRSGALILGKTATTEFAYFAPASTKNPHDPAHTPGGSSSGSAAAVAAGLCPLALGTQTIGSISRPASYCGVVGFKPTYDRASREGVIPLAPSVDHIGFFAPDVAGAERVAAVVCEGWERLYEERRPVLGIPGGPYLRRAGSEARSWFRELCQHLTGAGFDVRRVEVMADFEAIEVRHGAIVAAEAARVHAQWYSRFQDLYHPKTALLIEEGSRISDSELQTALVGCESLRDELESLMTTWGLDLWISPAAPGVAPHGLRSTGDPIMNLPWTHCGLPTLAIPAGTGTGGLPIGLQVAARSRQDERLFSWGLEIERALARSSS; from the coding sequence ATGAAGACAACCGACCTTGGCAGCACCAGCGCTTCCTTGCACTCCGGGGCCGTGGCACTGACCGACTATCTCGAGGAGCTGGAAGCGCTGTTCCGGGAGCGCGAGCCCAAGCTGCATGCCTTCGTCCCGGAGGAAGGACGTTTCGAGCGCCTGCGGCGAGACGCGCGGGACCTCCTCGAGCGATTCCCTCAGGGCACTCCCCGGCCCCCGCTCTTCGGACTTCCCGTGGGAGTCAAAGACATATTTCACGTTGACGGCTTTCCGACGGCCGGCGGCAGCCGCTTGCCACCGGAGGAGCTCGCGGGGCCGGAGGCGAAAGCGGTCACTCGGTTGCGCCGGTCCGGCGCGCTGATTCTCGGCAAGACCGCTACCACCGAGTTCGCCTATTTCGCGCCCGCTTCGACCAAGAACCCGCACGATCCGGCTCATACACCGGGCGGCTCGTCTTCCGGTTCCGCCGCGGCAGTTGCGGCGGGCCTGTGTCCACTCGCACTGGGAACTCAGACGATCGGTTCGATCTCGAGACCGGCCTCCTACTGTGGCGTCGTGGGCTTCAAGCCCACCTACGATCGAGCTTCCCGCGAGGGCGTCATTCCGCTGGCGCCGTCGGTCGACCACATCGGCTTCTTCGCACCGGACGTTGCCGGTGCCGAGCGCGTCGCCGCGGTGGTTTGCGAAGGCTGGGAGAGGCTCTACGAGGAGCGGCGCCCGGTGTTGGGAATTCCCGGCGGTCCCTATCTGCGCCGCGCCGGAAGCGAGGCTCGCAGTTGGTTTCGCGAACTGTGCCAGCACCTGACAGGTGCCGGTTTCGACGTGCGCCGAGTCGAGGTCATGGCGGACTTCGAGGCGATCGAGGTGCGCCATGGCGCCATAGTCGCCGCGGAGGCGGCGAGGGTTCACGCACAATGGTACTCACGGTTTCAAGATCTCTACCATCCCAAGACGGCGCTTTTGATCGAGGAGGGCTCGAGGATCTCGGACTCCGAGCTGCAGACCGCGCTCGTCGGGTGCGAGTCGTTGCGCGACGAGCTCGAGTCTCTGATGACGACCTGGGGCCTCGATCTGTGGATTTCGCCGGCGGCGCCCGGAGTCGCGCCCCACGGACTCCGCTCCACCGGCGATCCGATCATGAATCTTCCCTGGACGCACTGCGGATTACCGACGCTCGCGATTCCGGCCGGGACCGGCACCGGTGGTTTGCCGATCGGTCTCCAGGTCGCGGCTCGGTCGCGACAGGACGAGCGGCTCTTCAGCTGGGGCCTCGAGATCGAGCGAGCGCTGGCGAGAAGCTCGAGCTAG
- a CDS encoding (2Fe-2S)-binding protein translates to MSRHVVSTEVNGRAYEREVESRQLLSDFLRHELGLTGTHVGCEHGVCGACTVLLDGAPVRSCLLFAVQSDGRKLATVEGLAPSVDELHPVQTAFRDAHALQCGFCTAGILMTMVPFLENNQNPTEAEVRAALSGNLCRCTGYQHIVDAVLLAAERMRSASA, encoded by the coding sequence ATGAGCCGGCACGTCGTTTCCACCGAGGTCAACGGCCGAGCCTACGAGCGCGAGGTCGAATCCCGCCAGCTGCTTTCGGATTTTCTGCGCCACGAGCTGGGTCTCACCGGAACCCACGTCGGATGCGAGCACGGTGTGTGCGGAGCCTGCACGGTGCTTCTGGACGGAGCGCCGGTGCGGTCCTGTCTGCTCTTTGCCGTGCAGTCCGATGGGCGCAAGCTCGCCACCGTCGAGGGGCTGGCGCCCTCGGTCGACGAGCTGCACCCTGTCCAGACCGCGTTTCGCGACGCGCACGCTCTGCAATGCGGTTTCTGCACCGCCGGGATCCTGATGACCATGGTGCCGTTTCTGGAAAACAACCAGAACCCGACCGAGGCGGAAGTGCGTGCGGCGCTTTCGGGCAATCTCTGCCGATGCACCGGATATCAGCACATTGTCGATGCGGTGCTGCTGGCCGCGGAGCGAATGCGAAGCGCTAGCGCATGA